Proteins found in one Vagococcus carniphilus genomic segment:
- a CDS encoding class II aldolase/adducin family protein, with protein MDLEIIKNQICDVCNKMWQKGWVAANDGNVSVRLEDGTFLCTPTGISKSFITPDKLVRINSDYEILEAGEGYRPSSEVKMHLRVYQDRKDVNGVVHAHPPVATAFALAKIPLDSYSLIENAIAVGSIPIAPFGIPSTEEVPESIAPFLPEHDVLLLENHGALSVGSDLITAYYRMETLELVANTVFHARMLLGGKEEDEIDRDTLDKLFAMRENYKVTGKHPGYKKYH; from the coding sequence ATGGATTTAGAAATAATCAAAAATCAAATATGTGATGTCTGTAATAAAATGTGGCAAAAAGGATGGGTAGCAGCAAATGATGGGAATGTCTCAGTACGCTTAGAAGATGGTACTTTTTTATGTACACCGACAGGAATTAGTAAAAGTTTTATCACGCCTGATAAGTTGGTCAGAATCAATTCTGATTATGAGATTTTAGAAGCAGGTGAAGGTTATCGTCCTTCAAGTGAAGTTAAAATGCATTTACGCGTTTACCAAGATAGGAAAGATGTCAATGGGGTTGTTCATGCACATCCACCAGTAGCAACAGCATTTGCTTTAGCTAAAATACCCTTAGATAGTTATTCTTTAATTGAAAATGCAATTGCTGTCGGCTCAATACCAATTGCTCCATTTGGTATTCCATCAACAGAAGAAGTTCCTGAAAGTATCGCTCCTTTTTTACCAGAGCATGATGTTTTATTATTAGAAAATCACGGAGCGTTATCTGTTGGTTCAGATTTAATAACAGCTTATTATCGTATGGAAACGTTGGAATTAGTAGCTAACACAGTGTTTCACGCTAGAATGTTGCTTGGTGGAAAAGAAGAAGATGAGATTGACCGTGATACATTAGATAAATTATTTGCGATGCGCGAAAATTATAAAGTAACAGGAAAACATCCTGGTTATAAGAAGTATCACTAA